From the Solea senegalensis isolate Sse05_10M linkage group LG16, IFAPA_SoseM_1, whole genome shotgun sequence genome, one window contains:
- the eif4eb gene encoding eukaryotic translation initiation factor 4eb, whose amino-acid sequence MATAEPEINPSPPQPDEDGAEETGQEIVSPDAYIKHPLQNRWSLWFFKNDKSKTWQANLRLISKFDTVEDFWALYNHIQLSSNLMSGCDYSLFKDGIEPMWEDERNKRGGRWLITLNKQQRRSDLDRFWLETLLCLVGEAFDDYSDEVCGAVVNIRTKGDKIAVWTSDFENRDAVTHIGRVYKERLGLPMKMTIGYQSHSDTATKSGSTTKNKFVV is encoded by the exons ATGGCGACCGCCGAACCG GAAATTAACCCAAGTCCACCCCAGCCTGATGAGGACGGAGCTGAGGAGACAGGCCAGGAGATCGTGAGCCCAGATGCCTACATCAAACACCCCCTCCAGAACAG ATGGTCTCTGTGGTTCTTCAAGAACGACAAGAGCAAGACGTGGCAGGCCAATCTGCGACTCATCTCTAAATTTGACACAGTTGAAGATTTCTGGGC TCTCTACAATCACATCCAGCTGTCAAGCAACCTCATGTCAGGCTGCGACTACTCTCTATTTAAG GATGGCATTGAACCCATGTGGGAGGACGAGAGGAACAAGCGCGGCGGCCGCTGGCTGATCACACTCAACAAGCAGCAGAGGAGATCAGACCTGGACCGCTTCTGGCTTGAAACG CTCCTGTGTTTAGTGGGCGAGGCGTTTGACGACTACAGCGACGAGGTCTGCGGCGCCGTCGTCAACATCCGCACAAAAGGAGATAAAATAGCCGTGTGGACGTCAGACTTTGAGAACCGAGATGCCGTGACACACATAGG GAGAGTTTACAAGGAGCGCTTGGGGCTCCCCATGAAGATGACCATCGGCTACCAGTCGCACTCAGACACGGCCACCAAAAGCGGCTCAACCACCAAGAACAAATTTGTTGTTTGA